A portion of the Meriones unguiculatus strain TT.TT164.6M chromosome 14, Bangor_MerUng_6.1, whole genome shotgun sequence genome contains these proteins:
- the Dmrtc2 gene encoding doublesex- and mab-3-related transcription factor C2: MDPSETPALHHCSADSPPVDETRVPQNTELIPRRPVSRSPTCARCRNHGVTAHLKGHKRLCLFQACECHKCVLILERRRVMAAQVALRRQQEAQLKRHLAQGLMKGAAPLKAPLRVKKGAIRPGVPSGKENMAPQSQSPHGAVPLVLTPPGKENYGPLLLSRPPEALPLPWTPVPPGPWGPGHWLPPGLSVPPPVVCRLLCQEPAVPLHPFPGFDPGTSLRLPTHGTLPSCPGSRSVLTAPLSGEPQGPPSLPHTCSTLILQSCGAPDSLLLQPQAPGASCLAWTSGPSERQLQREAAEALVGLKDSSQAPRLTPSVPPNPAWISLLHPCGPPAPPGGRGFQPVGPPLRPSPTSSVSLHIGRLGSISLLS; this comes from the exons ATGGACCCCAGTGAAACGCCTGCTCTTCACCACTGCTCTGCTGACTCGCCTCCAGTGGATGAGACGAGAGTGCCCCAGAACACAGAGCTAATTCCCAGGAGACCTGTCAGTCGCTCTCCGACCTGTGCCCGCTGTCGCAACCATGGAGTCACGGCCCATCTCAAGGGCCACAAGCgcctctgcctcttccaggcTTGCGAGTGTCACAAGTGTGTTCTCATCCT ggaaCGTCGGAGAGTCATGGCTGCTCAAGTGGCCTTGCGTAGGCAGCAGGAGGCACAGCTGAAAAGGCACCTGGCACAGGGTCTGATGAAAGGGGCCGCCCCTCTGAAAGCTCCCCTCCGAGTCAAGAAGGGAGCCATCCGGCCAGGGGTccctt CTGGAAAGGAGAACATGGCACCCCAGTCTCAGAGTCCCCATGGAGCAGTCCCGCTGGTACTGACCCCCCCGGGGAAG GAGAACTATGGGCCTCTGCTGCTCAGCCGCCCCCCGGAAGCCTTGCCTTTGCCCTGGACTCCGGTGCCTCCTGGGCCCTGGGGCCCTGGACACTGGCTGCCCCCAGGTCTGTCGGTGCCACCTCCAGTGGTGTGCCGCTTGCTGTGCCAAGAACCTGCTGTCCCTCTACACCCTTTCCCTG GCTTTGACCCTGGCACCTCTCTCCGGCTGCCCACTCACGGGACCCTCCCAAGCTGCCCGGGCTCTCGCTCGGTACTGACAGCTCCACTTTCTGGAGAGCCCCAAGGACCCCCTAGCCTGCCTCACAC ATGTTCAACTTTGATACTCCAGTCCTGTGGCGCGCCAGACTCTCTTCTGCTACAGCCACAG GCCCCTGGAGCTTCTTGCCTGGCCTGGACATCTGGCCCTTCGGAGCGGCAGCTGCAGAGAGAGGCGGCTGAGGCCCTTGTGGGTCTGAAAGACTCATCCCAGGCTCCCCGCCTGACCCCATCCGTGCCCCCGAACCCTGCCTGGATCTCTTTGCTCCACCCCTGTGGCCCACCAG CTCCCCCTGGGGGAAGAGGATTCCAGCCTGTTGGCCCCCCTCTCCGGCCCAGTCCCACTTCCTCAGTCTCTCTGCATATTGGGCGGCTGGGCTCCATCTCCCTCCTGAGCTAG
- the Lypd4 gene encoding ly6/PLAUR domain-containing protein 4, which yields MRPQDLRCLKLLCLLEALSLLPCTEALLCYEATASAFRAVTLHNWKWLLLRSMVCKLREGCEETVVYIETGASRGILSFKGCTTALSHSPQVSYLVAPPGVSIASYSHICRSYLCNNLTNLEPFVRFKASQTKSIALSSKKCPTCLGKHDADCLPSFVTTEPCPYVASSCFSSTLTFQAGNLNTTFLVMGCARDSGKILADFQRIGSIKVTEVVNIIEKSQVAGAGHCIRGPSWSVLMCPLFIFRD from the exons ATGCGACCCCAGGATCTGAGATGTCTGAAGCTGCTATGCCTCCTGGAAGCCCTCTCTTTATTGCCTT GCACTGAAGCTCTTCTGTGCTACGAGGCGACAGCGTCAGCCTTCAGGGCGGTGACCTTGCATAACTGGAAATGGCTTCTGCTGAGGAGCATGGTGTGTAAGCTGAGAGAGGGCTGCGAGGAGACGGTGGTGTACATTGAGACCG GGGCCAGTAGGGGAATTTTGAGTTTTAAAGGCTGCACCACGGCCTTGTCGCACTCTCCACAAGTCTCCTATCTCGTGGCTCCACCCGGAGTGTCCATTGCCTCCTACAGCCACATCTGCAGGTCCTACCTCTGCAACAATCTAACCAACTTAGAGCCTTTTGTGAGATTCAAGGCTAGCCAAACTAAGTCCATAGCACTGTCTTCCAAAAAGTGTCCAACCTGCTTGGGCAAACACGACGCGGACTGTCTTCCGAGCTTCGTCACCACTGAGCCTTGCCCCTACGTCGCTTCTTCCTGTTTCAGTTCCACCTTAACATTCCAGGCAG GGAATCTCAATACCACCTTCCTCGTCATGGGCTGTGCTCGTGACTCAGGGAAGATTTTAGCAGATTTTCAGCGCATTGGGAGCATCAAAGTGACGGAGGTAGTCAACATCATAGAGAAGTCGCAGGTGGCCGGTGCAGGGCACTGTATTCGAGGCCCTTCTTGGAGCGTCCTTATGTGCCCTCTGTTTATCTTCAGAGACTGA